The following are encoded in a window of Paenibacillus polymyxa genomic DNA:
- the spoIIID gene encoding sporulation transcriptional regulator SpoIIID, producing MHDYIKERTIKIGRCIVETRNTVRTIAKEFGVSKSTVHKDLTERLPEINPDLADQVKHILEYHKSIRHLRGGEATKIKYKKTSGKRREILVSGKS from the coding sequence GTGCACGATTACATCAAGGAACGGACCATCAAAATCGGTCGCTGTATCGTGGAAACAAGGAATACGGTCCGTACGATTGCCAAGGAATTTGGTGTCTCCAAGAGCACGGTGCATAAAGATCTGACCGAACGGCTGCCTGAAATCAACCCGGATCTTGCCGATCAGGTGAAGCACATTCTCGAATACCATAAATCCATCCGCCATCTGAGGGGAGGAGAAGCGACGAAAATTAAGTACAAAAAAACGAGTGGTAAACGAAGGGAGATCCTCGTTTCCGGCAAGTCCTAA
- a CDS encoding M23 family metallopeptidase, with translation MNEQNKNQNQNHEETPKTFQGGRASRPSSWKKLLSKRWAYPAAYIAAAAIILTLVWVYQDASQKSFKPDPASPSVQSTSAVNTDVNGQQPESVEVVAQSENIAWPVTDAGAVQVVKPFFDENATADEQAAAMVEYDKTFTANTGIDLSRADDQAFEVRAALSGKVSRVEQHPLVGNVVEITHDNNLKTVYQSLSDLKVKEGDQVKQNDVIASAGRNELEKDLKTHLHFEVYQDDKPVNPAGLLPKK, from the coding sequence ATGAATGAACAAAATAAAAACCAGAACCAAAACCATGAAGAAACACCCAAAACCTTTCAGGGTGGAAGAGCTTCACGGCCGTCTTCGTGGAAAAAGCTGTTGTCCAAAAGGTGGGCATACCCGGCAGCCTACATTGCCGCAGCAGCCATTATACTAACCTTAGTGTGGGTCTATCAGGATGCCAGCCAGAAGTCTTTCAAACCTGACCCAGCTAGTCCATCGGTACAAAGCACAAGTGCAGTGAATACCGATGTTAACGGACAACAGCCAGAAAGCGTGGAAGTAGTTGCCCAGTCGGAAAATATCGCATGGCCAGTGACAGATGCTGGCGCAGTACAAGTCGTAAAGCCGTTCTTTGATGAGAACGCAACAGCTGATGAGCAGGCGGCAGCTATGGTAGAGTACGATAAAACATTTACCGCTAACACTGGAATTGATCTTTCCCGGGCCGACGATCAGGCGTTTGAAGTGAGAGCCGCCCTGAGTGGCAAAGTATCTCGTGTAGAACAACATCCGCTGGTAGGTAATGTCGTAGAAATCACGCATGATAATAATCTCAAAACGGTGTACCAAAGCTTGAGTGATCTGAAAGTAAAAGAAGGCGATCAAGTGAAACAAAACGATGTGATTGCTTCAGCGGGTCGTAACGAGCTTGAAAAGGATTTGAAAACACATCTGCATTTTGAAGTGTATCAGGATGACAAGCCGGTGAATCCAGCAGGTCTGCTTCCTAAAAAATAA
- the spoIID gene encoding stage II sporulation protein D: protein MKDSQVRIRIPIHHPKEHCQASLAEERSGSIATSLQKNKLMQQQPDTRGTLPTGVKPNRRTTAMPSAVNSVETALPIAGAAARDTRAATPLQVTLPHLRPSAGRTPRWGSRRPWLPFAAMAGVLVLAMAVPALMAWPRQTVQPLPPSSRTAAAAAPSVTAKGETPVTRLPGVPPIPAVPAAPARSVPVAAEPDVRVYVTSTGRTETLPLEQYIVGVVAAEMPPSFEGEALKAQAIAARTFIARRLLADDTSGAPAGADVTDTVKHQAYISKAKLTREWGRSGKSAELAKIQQAVRDTKDTIMVYEGKPITASFFSTSNGYTENSEDVWAKPVPYLRSVSSPWDKQLAPRYTDTVTLSRQSVFDRLGLSRTAIAASTGGGSMPEIRILSKTEGHRIKKIEVGGSIFTGPEIRNKLGLRSAEFTWKAEGDRIAITTYGYGHGVGMSQWGANGMAKEGHTATQILLHYYTGISFAQASRILS from the coding sequence ATGAAAGATTCACAGGTTCGCATCCGTATACCCATTCATCATCCTAAGGAACATTGCCAGGCTTCACTTGCGGAGGAACGCTCTGGCTCTATAGCTACTTCGTTACAGAAAAATAAGCTTATGCAACAGCAGCCGGACACAAGAGGTACATTGCCGACTGGCGTCAAGCCCAATCGGCGTACAACAGCCATGCCTTCCGCTGTGAACTCCGTTGAAACGGCTCTGCCTATCGCTGGAGCAGCGGCCCGTGACACACGCGCTGCAACCCCGCTGCAAGTGACGCTGCCGCACCTGCGTCCATCCGCCGGGCGTACCCCGCGCTGGGGCAGCAGACGCCCATGGCTGCCATTCGCTGCCATGGCAGGGGTGCTGGTGCTTGCCATGGCTGTGCCCGCGCTAATGGCGTGGCCTCGCCAGACGGTGCAGCCGTTGCCGCCGAGCAGTCGCACGGCAGCAGCAGCTGCGCCTAGCGTGACGGCAAAGGGCGAGACGCCCGTCACGCGCTTGCCGGGCGTCCCGCCGATACCGGCGGTGCCGGCTGCTCCAGCGCGCAGCGTGCCGGTGGCGGCAGAGCCGGACGTGCGCGTGTACGTCACGTCTACCGGTCGCACGGAGACGTTACCGCTGGAGCAATACATTGTCGGCGTAGTAGCCGCCGAAATGCCGCCCAGCTTCGAGGGCGAGGCACTAAAAGCACAGGCTATTGCCGCGCGTACCTTTATTGCCCGACGTTTGCTGGCTGATGACACTAGCGGTGCCCCGGCGGGAGCAGATGTGACGGATACTGTTAAACATCAGGCTTATATCTCCAAAGCTAAACTTACTAGAGAATGGGGGCGTTCTGGTAAATCCGCAGAGCTGGCTAAAATTCAGCAGGCTGTACGAGACACCAAGGATACCATCATGGTATATGAGGGTAAGCCCATTACCGCTTCTTTTTTTTCTACTAGCAACGGCTATACCGAAAATTCAGAGGATGTATGGGCGAAGCCAGTACCCTATTTACGAAGTGTGTCAAGTCCATGGGACAAGCAGTTGGCCCCGCGTTATACAGATACCGTCACACTGAGCCGTCAGAGTGTGTTCGATAGATTGGGATTGAGTCGTACTGCAATTGCCGCCTCTACTGGAGGAGGAAGTATGCCAGAGATTCGTATACTCTCCAAGACGGAAGGACATCGCATCAAGAAGATTGAGGTTGGTGGCTCAATCTTTACAGGGCCGGAAATCCGTAACAAACTGGGGTTACGTTCGGCTGAGTTTACGTGGAAGGCTGAAGGGGATCGGATTGCTATAACAACCTATGGTTATGGTCATGGTGTTGGTATGAGTCAGTGGGGAGCCAATGGAATGGCCAAGGAAGGTCATACTGCCACTCAAATTCTCCTTCACTATTATACTGGCATTTCTTTTGCGCAAGCCTCTCGTATTCTAAGTTAG